One window of the Triticum dicoccoides isolate Atlit2015 ecotype Zavitan chromosome 3B, WEW_v2.0, whole genome shotgun sequence genome contains the following:
- the LOC119275117 gene encoding 17.5 kDa class II heat shock protein-like has protein sequence MEGRMFGLETPLMTALQHLLDVPDGEAGGPGNAGGEKQGPTRAYVRDARAMAATPADVKELPGAYAFVVDMPGLGSGDIQVQVEDERVLVISGERRREEKEDAKYLRMERRMGKMMRKFVLPENADMEKISAVCRDGVLTVSVEKLPPPEPKKPKTIQVQVA, from the coding sequence ATGGAGGGCAGGATGTTCGGGCTGGAGACCCCGCTGATGACGGCGCTGCAGCACCTGCTGGACGTCCCGGACGGCGAGGCCGGCGGGCCCGGCAACGCCGGCGGCGAGAAGCAGGGCCCGACGCGCGCCTACGTCCGGGACGCGCGCGCCATGGCGGCCACCCCGGCCGACGTGAAGGAGCTGCCGGGCGCGTACGCGTTCGTGGTGGACATGCCGGGGCTCGGGTCCGGCGACATCCAAGTGCAGGTGGAGGACGAGCGGGTGCTGGTGATCAGCGGCGAGCGCCGGAGGGAGGAGAAGGAGGACGCCAAGTACCTGCGGATGGAGCGCCGCATGGGCAAGATGATGCGCAAGTTCGTGCTCCCCGAGAACGCCGACATGGAGAAGATCTCCGCCGTGTGCCGCGACGGCGTGCTCACCGTCTCCGTCGAGAagctgccgccgccggagcccaagaagcccaagaccaTCCAGGTCCAGGTCGCCTGA
- the LOC119275118 gene encoding 17.5 kDa class II heat shock protein-like, giving the protein MEARMFGLETPLMAVLQHLLDIPDGEAGGAGNAGGEKQGPTRAYVRDARAMAATPADVKELPGAYAFVVDVPGLASGDIKVQVEDERVLVISGERRREEKEDAKYLRMERRMGKLMRKFVLPENADMEKVSAVCRDGVLTVSVEKLPPPEPKKPKTIQVQVA; this is encoded by the coding sequence ATGGAGGCCAGGATGTTCGGGCTGGAGACCCCGCTGATGGCGGTGCTGCAGCACCTGCTGGACATCCCGGACGGCGAGGCCGGCGGGGCCGGAAACGCCGGCGGCGAGAAGCAGGGCCCCACGCGCGCCTACGTCCGCGACGCGCGCGCCATGGCGGCCACCCCCGCCGACGTGAAGGAGCTGCCGGGCGCGTACGCGTTCGTGGTGGACGTGCCGGGGCTCGCGTCCGGCGACATCAAGGTGCAGGTGGAGGACGAGCGGGTGCTGGTCATCAGCGGCGAGCGCCGGAGGGAGGAGAAGGAGGACGCCAAGTACCTGCGGATGGAGCGCCGCATGGGCAAGCTGATGCGCAAGTTCGTGCTCCCCGAGAATGCTGACATGGAGAAGGTCTCCGCCGTGTGCCGCGACGGCGTGCTCACCGTCTCCGTGGAGAAGCTGCCGCCGCCCGAgcccaagaagcccaagaccaTCCAGGTCCAGGTCGCCTGA